Proteins from a single region of Pseudomonas sp. BSw22131:
- a CDS encoding ATP-dependent DNA helicase has protein sequence MKPVDAPGVYVVAVRALCEFTAKVGDLDLRFTPSPTAQEGIAGHRTVASRRSADYRAEVPLSATFGELTVRGRADGYDAAINQLEEVKTYRGDLSAMPANHRQLHWAQAKIYGWLLCQQLELPEVNIALVYFNIISEQETQLNERFSADDLQVFFEQQCGIFLHWARQEMAHRADRDQVLGGLKFPHAGFRAGQRVLAETVYKAVSTGRCLMAQAPTGIGKTIGTVFPMLKAAPTQKLDKVFFLTAKTPGRKLALDALSVIGKSAPELTLRVLELVARDKACEHLDKACNGDSCPLARGFYDRLPAARSAALVNPWLDQAGLRRIALSHQVCPYYLSQELARWVDVVIGDYNYYFDLSALLFGLSQFNQWRVAVLVDEAHNMVERTRSMYSATLDQYNLNTVRQHAPEPLKKPLQRLNREWNALHKEQIAPYQAYPGLPARFLLALSQCVTLFGDYFNEQPQAANGELQSFYFEAIQFGKIAEVFDEHFIFDISKRERGNKPALSTLCLRNVVPAGFVRPRLTAARSTVLFSATLNPRRYYTDLLGLPDNTAWVDVESPFTRAQLDVHIISRISTRYVHRQASLAPIVELMAEQFEARPGNYLAFFSSFDYLQQVAELMQRNHPQLPIWQQSRGMAEADRQGFLDRFTHSSLGIGFAVLGGAFGEGIDLPGARLIGAFIATLGLAQINPVNEQLKQRMNLLFGDGYDYTYLYPGLQKVVQAAGRVIRGQDDQGVVMLIDDRFAEHKVQQLLPAWWAL, from the coding sequence GTGAAGCCAGTCGATGCGCCGGGTGTTTACGTGGTTGCGGTGCGGGCATTGTGTGAGTTCACGGCCAAGGTCGGTGATCTCGACTTGCGTTTCACGCCATCGCCCACCGCGCAGGAGGGCATTGCCGGGCATCGCACAGTGGCGAGCCGTCGCAGCGCCGATTACCGCGCCGAGGTGCCGCTGTCGGCGACGTTTGGGGAATTGACGGTGCGCGGCCGGGCGGATGGCTACGACGCCGCGATCAATCAGCTGGAGGAGGTCAAAACCTACCGCGGCGACCTGAGTGCGATGCCCGCCAACCATCGTCAGTTGCATTGGGCGCAGGCAAAAATCTACGGCTGGTTGCTGTGTCAGCAGCTTGAGTTGCCTGAAGTGAACATCGCGCTGGTGTACTTCAACATCATCAGCGAGCAGGAAACCCAGCTGAACGAACGCTTCAGCGCGGACGACTTGCAGGTCTTCTTCGAACAACAGTGCGGCATTTTTCTGCACTGGGCGCGCCAGGAAATGGCCCACCGTGCAGACCGTGATCAGGTGCTGGGCGGGTTGAAATTCCCCCATGCAGGTTTTCGTGCCGGGCAGCGCGTATTGGCCGAAACCGTTTACAAAGCGGTCAGCACCGGTCGCTGTCTGATGGCGCAGGCGCCCACCGGCATCGGCAAGACCATCGGCACGGTGTTCCCGATGCTCAAAGCGGCGCCGACGCAAAAACTCGACAAAGTGTTTTTTCTGACCGCCAAGACACCGGGCCGCAAGTTGGCGCTGGACGCCTTGAGCGTGATCGGCAAAAGCGCGCCCGAACTGACGCTGCGTGTGCTTGAGCTGGTGGCCCGGGACAAGGCTTGCGAGCATCTGGACAAAGCCTGCAACGGCGATTCCTGTCCGCTGGCCAGAGGTTTCTACGACCGTCTGCCTGCCGCGCGCAGTGCCGCGCTGGTCAACCCGTGGCTGGATCAGGCGGGCCTGCGCCGGATCGCGCTGAGCCATCAAGTCTGCCCGTACTACCTCAGTCAGGAACTGGCGCGCTGGGTGGACGTGGTCATTGGCGACTACAACTATTACTTCGACCTCAGCGCGCTGCTGTTTGGCCTGAGCCAGTTCAATCAGTGGCGTGTGGCGGTGCTGGTGGACGAGGCGCACAACATGGTCGAACGCACACGCTCGATGTACAGCGCCACCCTCGATCAATACAACTTGAATACCGTCCGGCAGCACGCGCCGGAGCCGTTGAAAAAGCCGCTGCAACGGCTCAATCGCGAGTGGAATGCGCTGCACAAAGAACAAATTGCCCCGTATCAGGCTTATCCCGGCTTGCCGGCCCGCTTTCTCTTGGCGCTCAGTCAATGCGTGACGCTGTTCGGCGACTACTTCAACGAGCAGCCACAGGCGGCAAACGGCGAGTTGCAGAGCTTCTATTTCGAGGCGATCCAGTTTGGCAAAATCGCCGAAGTGTTCGACGAGCACTTCATTTTCGACATCAGCAAGCGCGAACGCGGCAACAAGCCGGCGCTGTCCACGCTATGTCTGCGCAACGTGGTGCCAGCCGGTTTCGTGCGTCCACGCCTGACCGCAGCGCGCAGCACGGTGTTGTTTTCCGCGACGCTCAACCCGCGGCGTTATTACACCGACCTGCTCGGGCTACCGGACAACACCGCCTGGGTCGATGTGGAATCGCCGTTCACCCGGGCCCAGCTGGATGTGCACATCATCAGCCGGATTTCCACGCGCTACGTTCATCGTCAGGCGTCGCTGGCACCGATTGTCGAACTCATGGCCGAACAGTTCGAGGCGCGGCCGGGCAATTACCTGGCGTTTTTCAGCAGCTTCGATTATTTGCAGCAGGTTGCTGAGCTGATGCAGCGCAACCATCCGCAGTTGCCGATCTGGCAGCAATCACGCGGCATGGCCGAAGCCGACAGGCAAGGGTTTCTGGATCGTTTCACCCACAGCAGCCTTGGTATTGGCTTTGCGGTGCTCGGCGGTGCGTTTGGCGAGGGCATCGACCTGCCGGGTGCGCGTCTGATAGGCGCCTTCATCGCCACCTTGGGTCTGGCACAGATCAACCCTGTCAATGAGCAACTTAAACAGCGCATGAACCTGTTGTTCGGCGACGGTTACGACTACACCTATCTGTATCCCGGCTTGCAGAAAGTGGTTCAGGCCGCCGGCCGGGTGATTCGCGGGCAGGACGATCAGGGCGTAGTCATGCTGATTGACGATCGATTCGCCGAGCACAAGGTGCAACAGCTTTTACCGGCGTGGTGGGCGCTCTGA